The genome window ATTGGCGTCAAACTCTTTGAGCTTGGCAATCGACCCGTAGCCCAGCACAACATGGCCCGACGCGCTCAGCTGTTGGTAGTTGCCTTGGCTGACGCTGTGGATGACGTCCTTGCTGTCGCTCAGGGTCCGAAGGGTCTTGGCCGTGCGGTTGACCAAATCCACTGCATAGCTCAACCCCGTCGAAGCCGCAACCGTCTCGGTCGGGGTATTGGCGTTGTTGAACAGACTCAGGATCATGCCGGTATCTGTCTTGTTGTAGATGCGCATGTCGTGCTGCCAGGAGAAGACCCCGGCCGGGTCTAGTTGAAAGTCACCCTTGCCCAGTTCGCCCTAGTCTCGTCAGTATCTAACATAccccaaaaaaaagaaggggaagggggGAAGGGGAATACACTAAATTGCCACATGACCGTCCCATTGCCATGAACGTAATACCCAGACCAGTAGTGACGCAGCGAGACGAGATACCCCTCGTCAAACAGTTCCACCGAGTTGATATGATATGCATCCCATGGCTGCTCATGCGTTCCATGATCGATGTCAATCCCCTGCTTGGAATCCGTCAACGCAATCTGGTCGACATGCTCCAGTGCGCTCCACGAATGCACAATCTCATTGGTAGCAATGTCAATCTCAAAAAACAAACTGTCCAGCATGTAATCCTCCGGCGTGCCCCCGATCGACGTCAGGGACTGCTGGGTGACATTGTAGGCCGTGACCAGCAACGTATTGCGGTCCGAGATGTGACTCTCGTGCAGGTCAATGAACGACTCCGGGACGCTGTGGTCCGGGGTGACAAAGTTCCCCTGCAGGGTCACCGTGTAGATCTCCCGGTAGGTATTGTCGAGAATGTGGACGGTGCCATATCCAAATCCCAGGTCGGTCATGTTGCCGGCCCAGAAAGTAATGACGTCCTGGTTGAACAGCCGCTGCACCCGGAAATTGGCCGTCACCTCGTCCGGGCCCTGGTAGACTAGATGGCCGTCCTCGTCGTAGATCAACGCCGCCGTCCCTTCCGGTTTGTTGCCCCGGGGGCCCACAAAGAGATAGCCCGGGTCGGTGGTGCCGCTCTTGGTGACTTGGATCTGCGGCGGTTGGTATAGCGCCGTCTGCAGGGTCATGTACGGCCAGGTATCTTCTGCCACACAGAGTGACAGGAGGGCCCATCCGGCTGTGAGCCTGAGTAACCCTCGGCCTGGCATTTTTCAACGACGGTCGCTGGACGAATGAATCGTGTAGGTATAACAAAGAGTGACAAAAGTTGGACAGAacaaaggggaaaaaagcaAACAGGGAGTGACAGTAAAGCAAGCAGATATAGCGGTGGAACGACAGAGGTGATAACGCGAGATCTACAAGAGCGACAACGGAATTCGACAGGATCAGATCGTCAACCTGCACAGTATCATGATCTGCACTTGAAGCCAGTTGATGGATCCTAGTGGTTGGAGATTTGGCAGGCCAAGCGGAATCGCCAGGTTTGATGACCCTGACGCGCAAACCGATACCAGCAGTCGTAGTTTATATCAAGCAAGACGCCTCTTGTACCAGGAATATGGTAATCATTGATTAGATCGTCAACCTAATTGAttggaaaaaaaaaaaaaagtatcAATTCGAGATCAATATTGATAGCCGCGGCGCAAGGAACAACACTTGGCAGATCCACCAACAGCACTCGACTAGTTCAAAAAGGGGTGGTGCCAACTGGAAAGCTCAGCAAAACGGAGGAAAAGATCGACAGCAGCATTTCGTCATGGTCGACTCTTCGGCCGACGGACTGCGCCGGAGAATGACAGCACACTCCGTTTCAAATGCTTAATCTTGTTTGAGGTTGATGACAATGATTTGTCCTGCATGTTAGTGGCACGTGAGAGACTGCCTTATCTGGATACTAGATAACGGGTGGTTGCGCCTCTGGCGAGAGAGATATGTCCAATTAGGCATGTATGTACATCATTTTATTCTAAGTTTACTTTACTCCCCTGATATGCTCGCGTGTATATACCTTGGGGAGGGACTCCGATTTCCGCCTATCGCCCCCATTCCCAGTCAGAgcttcaatatcctcatccgTCGGACGGGACCGTCCACTGCCTTCCATacgatgatgctgatggcgATGCTCACCGGTTAAAAGAATCTCGCCGCCCATGTTCCGTTTCCGAAGCCAGTAGGCGCGCATGCGATCGAGGGCGGTTTTGaagtcgtcgaggatgacggTGTCGCAGAGACATTTGAAGATGAACGATAACTGTCCCGTCAGCATGTCGGCCTGGACGGTTCTGGACCGACGGTTCTGACCGTCCGTGCGATGCTAACATACCTTCCAGAATGGTTCGATCCCCGTCGGCAGGGACGAGTGGCTAAACACGTTGAGGACGCTGCAGGTATCGACGATCATGAAGGCAATCGACAGGCACATGGACGCCAGCATGATCCCAAACCGCGGGGAGACGCTGACCAGCTCGACGATGCCAAAGTTGTATTCGCGTTTGATGGTGTAGAAGAGGGAGCAGGTGGTGAAGATCCACCAAGGGTCACTATTGCATCACTGATCAGTCATCCGATGTCCGCCTGGAGGGCCCAATGGCGGGAGACGAACCGGAAAATAGGCTCGAGCGGCCGCGTGGTCAGAAAGATCTTGTTGTAGTTGTTGAAATAGGCAAAGTTGGCATAAATCTCCAGCACCCAGTAGGGCTGCGCCAGGATCACGGTCCCGATATAGAACAGCGACACCTTTCGTGACATGAACGGGCGGTTCTTCATCCAGGCGATCACATTGTGCAAGCTCCACGAGATATTCAGCCCGACGGCGGTGACGCTCTGGTACCATCCGTAGACGGGGTCCTtggggaagatgaaggtTCCATTGGGCATGGCCAGGATCAACTCGACCAGAATCAATTTGTGGAGCAGGATATGCTTCTTCATGTTGACAAAGGTCACGGAAGCCATGACCAGCAGGCAGCCCAGCATGAGGCCCTGGCCCCATGCCTCGAGCACGAGGCCATCGGGATTGGTGGGTCGCGAGATGCGATCCGACGTCGACATTGGTCACTGTTGCATGCTGAAGCGGAACGATATATATAAAAAATAGAAACAAAAATAACCCGGACAACAGAAGGAGCGACGACGGCCGGTGAAAGAACGGAGGGTCTTCGGTGAAAACGGAAAAGGTAAAGAACGGGAGGGAGCTGggggagaaagaagaagagcggGACACACCACGAGATATACTGGTGTGTGGAGAGCAGATTCTGGAGTGGTCGGACCCGTGAGACCGGAGAATATGGGGTAACGAGATCGAAAGTATCGGCTCCTGCCCCAGAGCCAGACCCACGAGGCGATATATAACAGTGCCACAGCCACATGGCAAAATAAACGGTCGATTGCCTGCGAGGAGACGGACAGGGCAGAGAAAGGGTCAAAGAGCAGAGCCGTGGCCGCAGCAATCGGTTCAGTCACCGTCCTGGGGATAGTTCGTTTCACGCGATTGGCCACAGAAAATGACCCTTCCAGTCAGAACTTTCATCGAACCGGCCCGGAAACAGGGATCAGGAGGAACCACGGCCAGAGTGTGGTCTTTGCATTCGTTCTGGCTCGAGTCCGTCCAGGTCTGTCAGGTCTGTCAGGTCTGTCAGGTCTGTCAGGTCTGTCAGGTCTGTCAGGTCTGTCAGGTCTGTGCTGGTCTGTGCTGGTCTGTGCCCATCCCATCTCCTATAACTGCTCCTTCGATAAGACGTGCATTGGATGATACTTTGACTCGGTACTTGACATGGTACCCTGGTCCGACTCCAACCCCTCGATTGGCATGGGGTGATGGGAGACTGTCATCCAGTCACGGCCGGGAGAACGGgaaatactccgtaatcaACGACGCTATGGAAGGAAGACCAGAGACCAGAGACCAGAGACCAGAAAAGTTTGCCACTGCGGGGAAACGCCGCCGGGGAAAAGAGCCAATGTAAATGCCTCAAATGGCTCCGTCCCCTGGCTTAGTTCTAGGACTAGAGGACTAGAGGACGCCTTTACCTAACCAGCCATTAAGCCATTACTTGGCTTCGTATTCCTTTTGCCAG of Aspergillus fumigatus Af293 chromosome 2, whole genome shotgun sequence contains these proteins:
- a CDS encoding arylsulfotransferase family protein, whose amino-acid sequence is MPGRGLLRLTAGWALLSLCVAEDTWPYMTLQTALYQPPQIQVTKSGTTDPGYLFVGPRGNKPEGTAALIYDEDGHLVYQGPDEVTANFRVQRLFNQDVITFWAGNMTDLGFGYGTVHILDNTYREIYTVTLQGNFVTPDHSVPESFIDLHESHISDRNTLLVTAYNVTQQSLTSIGGTPEDYMLDSLFFEIDIATNEIVHSWSALEHVDQIALTDSKQGIDIDHGTHEQPWDAYHINSVELFDEGYLVSLRHYWSGYYVHGNGTVMWQFSGELGKGDFQLDPAGVFSWQHDMRIYNKTDTGMILSLFNNANTPTETVAASTGLSYAVDLVNRTAKTLRTLSDSKDVIHSVSQGNYQQLSASGHVVLGYGSIAKLKEFDANNKPVLTAQFGTDNEVASYRGYKCAWKATPFWAPAIVVRRVSDDSAQVFMSWNGATEYDNWAVMAADAPDSVRTSIVATFKRTGFETSGTVRGLKTRYLQVVARRGDIPLGMSPIVSL